A genomic stretch from Kogia breviceps isolate mKogBre1 chromosome 1, mKogBre1 haplotype 1, whole genome shotgun sequence includes:
- the DDI2 gene encoding protein DDI1 homolog 2 isoform X8 — MSSLPTSDGFSHQAHPSGQSPEIGSPSSLAHSVSASVCPVEPSDPDSIEPKALKALKASAESQVTSEKKEHLPLQDLSDCASSADSAPADQSPATPLQNSLEEAIVADNLEKSAERSTQGLTSHLHTRREVSLPVTRMQEPQRLKGERGWHPEYRDPSQASGLQQHEEPRDEQPEVIQQNVPHDQEHLCNTGDLELLGERQQDQQRGIGSEATMKGDRLQQTVDLSGTEKNILPSGCFGYSSSETLMEVDIVEQSLVAVLNSAGGQNTNVKNVGASDLTLDNPLMEVETSKCNPSSEILSNSISTQDLQLPESNVEMSGTSKEYGNCPSSLVSLCGSCQPSVESTEESCSSVTAALKELHELLVVSSKPASENTSEEVICQSETVTEGQTGIKDLSERWTQNEHLTATQSEHCSQVSFHQAISVTVKTEELTYTSTDAGVEDVENINFRGPGDGVLTDKEGVPKSKESIKESSSVTAASAETSNQLHCTFGVEISPRLLAGEEDALSQTSQQTESLSSSFILVKDLGQGTQNPVTDRPETRENVCSEAAGPLLEFVPPTSHPSSSPSFLAPLIFPAADIDRILRAGFTLQEALGALHQVGGNADLALLVLLAKNIVVPT, encoded by the coding sequence ATGTCATCATTACCAACTTCAGATGGATTTAGCCATCAAGCCCATCCTTCAGGACAGAGTCCTGAGATTGGCAGTCCTTCCAGTCTTGCTCACTCTGTCTCTGCTTCAGTCTGCCCTGTTGAGCCCAGCGACCCAGACAGCATCGAACCTAAAGCTCTGAAGGCTCTGAAGGCTTCAGCTGAATCCCAGGTAACCTCTGAAAAGAAAGAACACCTTCCTCTACAGGATCTTTCTGATTGTGCTTCTTCAGCAGACAGTGCTCCAGCAGACCAGAGTCCAGCTACGCCTTTGCAGAATTCACTCGAAGAAGCCATTGTTGCAGATAATCTAGAGAAATCTGCTGAAAGAAGCACCCAGGGCCTCACATCTCATCTCCACACAAGACGGGAAGTTAGTTTACCTGTCACTAGGATGCAAGAACCACAGAGGCTTAAAGGTGAAAGGGGTTGGCATCCAGAATATCGGGACCCGAGTCAAGCGAGTGGCCTTCAGCAGCATGAAGAGCCAAGGGATGAACAGCCTGAGGTTATACAGCAGAATGTTCCACATGACCAAGAACATCTTTGTAACACAGGGGACCTTGAACTTCTTGGAGAAAGGCAACAGGATCAACAAAGAGGTATTGGTTCGGAAGCTACAATGAAAGGAGACAGGCTACAGCAGACTGTGGACCTTTCAGGTACAGAGAAAAATATTCTACCTTCAGGATGCTTTGGCTACTCAAGTTCAGAAACACTTATGGAAGTAGATATAGTTGAACAGTCCCTAGTTGCTGTGCTTAATTCAGCAGGTGGTCAGAATACCAATGTCAAGAACGTCGGTGCATCTGACCTCACCTTAGATAATCCCTTGATGGAAGTAGAAACATCAAAATGTAacccttcctctgaaattttgaGTAATTCCATTTCCACTCAGGATTTACAGCTTCCAGAAAGCAATGTCGAAATGTCTGGAACAAGTAAAGAATACGGGAATTGCCCCTCCTCTTTAGTAAGTCTCTGTGGCAGTTGTCAGCCATCCGTAGAGTCCACAGAGGAATCTTGCTCATCCGTAACGGCAGCCTTGAAGGAACTTCATGAACTTTTGGTCGTTAGTAGTAAACCAGCTTCAGAAAACACATCGGAAGAAGTTATCTGTCAATCAGAGACAGTAACTGAGGGCCAAACAGGTATTAAGGACCTTTCTGAGAGATGGACCCAAAATGAGCATCTAACAGCTACCCAGAGTGAACACTGTTCACAGGTCTCCTTTCATCAGGCCATATCTGTAACAGTGAAGACAGAAGAATTAACGTACACTTCAACTGACGCCGGAGTAGAAGATGTAGAAAATATTAACTTCAGGGGTCCAGGTGATGGCGTATTGACCGATAAGGAAGGCGTCCCCAAGTCTAAGGAGTCCATAAAGGAGAGCAGTTCTGTCACTGCAGCCTCAGCTGAAACGTCCAATCAACTACATTGCACCTTTGGTGTAGAAATTTCACCCAGACTTCTAGCAGGTGAGGAGGATGCACTCAGTCAGACTTCTCAGCAAACTGAGTCCTTGTCATCCAGTTTCATATTGGTTAAAGATTTGGGTCAGGGCACACAGAATCCAGTGACAGACAGGCCTGAGACTAGAGAAAATGTCTGTTCTGAAGCTGCAGGGCCACTTCTAGAATTTGTACCACCTACCAGCCATCCATCATCAAGTCCCTCCTTTCTTGCACCATTAATTTTTCCTGCTGCGGACATTGACCGGATTCTCCGTGCCGGCTTTACTTTGCAGGAAGCTCTTGGGGCTTTGCATCAAGTTGGTGGAAATGCAGACCTTGCACTTCTTGTTTTGCTAGCAAAGAACATTGTAGTTCCTACATAA
- the DDI2 gene encoding protein DDI1 homolog 2 isoform X7 encodes MCCFHKRSGKETTSLGMSSLPTSDGFSHQAHPSGQSPEIGSPSSLAHSVSASVCPVEPSDPDSIEPKALKALKASAESQVTSEKKEHLPLQDLSDCASSADSAPADQSPATPLQNSLEEAIVADNLEKSAERSTQGLTSHLHTRREVSLPVTRMQEPQRLKGERGWHPEYRDPSQASGLQQHEEPRDEQPEVIQQNVPHDQEHLCNTGDLELLGERQQDQQRGIGSEATMKGDRLQQTVDLSGTEKNILPSGCFGYSSSETLMEVDIVEQSLVAVLNSAGGQNTNVKNVGASDLTLDNPLMEVETSKCNPSSEILSNSISTQDLQLPESNVEMSGTSKEYGNCPSSLVSLCGSCQPSVESTEESCSSVTAALKELHELLVVSSKPASENTSEEVICQSETVTEGQTGIKDLSERWTQNEHLTATQSEHCSQVSFHQAISVTVKTEELTYTSTDAGVEDVENINFRGPGDGVLTDKEGVPKSKESIKESSSVTAASAETSNQLHCTFGVEISPRLLAGEEDALSQTSQQTESLSSSFILVKDLGQGTQNPVTDRPETRENVCSEAAGPLLEFVPPTSHPSSSPSFLAPLIFPAADIDRILRAGFTLQEALGALHQVGGNADLALLVLLAKNIVVPT; translated from the exons ATGTGCTGCTTTCATA AGAGAAGCGGTAAAGAAACTACCTCACTGGGAATGTCATCATTACCAACTTCAGATGGATTTAGCCATCAAGCCCATCCTTCAGGACAGAGTCCTGAGATTGGCAGTCCTTCCAGTCTTGCTCACTCTGTCTCTGCTTCAGTCTGCCCTGTTGAGCCCAGCGACCCAGACAGCATCGAACCTAAAGCTCTGAAGGCTCTGAAGGCTTCAGCTGAATCCCAGGTAACCTCTGAAAAGAAAGAACACCTTCCTCTACAGGATCTTTCTGATTGTGCTTCTTCAGCAGACAGTGCTCCAGCAGACCAGAGTCCAGCTACGCCTTTGCAGAATTCACTCGAAGAAGCCATTGTTGCAGATAATCTAGAGAAATCTGCTGAAAGAAGCACCCAGGGCCTCACATCTCATCTCCACACAAGACGGGAAGTTAGTTTACCTGTCACTAGGATGCAAGAACCACAGAGGCTTAAAGGTGAAAGGGGTTGGCATCCAGAATATCGGGACCCGAGTCAAGCGAGTGGCCTTCAGCAGCATGAAGAGCCAAGGGATGAACAGCCTGAGGTTATACAGCAGAATGTTCCACATGACCAAGAACATCTTTGTAACACAGGGGACCTTGAACTTCTTGGAGAAAGGCAACAGGATCAACAAAGAGGTATTGGTTCGGAAGCTACAATGAAAGGAGACAGGCTACAGCAGACTGTGGACCTTTCAGGTACAGAGAAAAATATTCTACCTTCAGGATGCTTTGGCTACTCAAGTTCAGAAACACTTATGGAAGTAGATATAGTTGAACAGTCCCTAGTTGCTGTGCTTAATTCAGCAGGTGGTCAGAATACCAATGTCAAGAACGTCGGTGCATCTGACCTCACCTTAGATAATCCCTTGATGGAAGTAGAAACATCAAAATGTAacccttcctctgaaattttgaGTAATTCCATTTCCACTCAGGATTTACAGCTTCCAGAAAGCAATGTCGAAATGTCTGGAACAAGTAAAGAATACGGGAATTGCCCCTCCTCTTTAGTAAGTCTCTGTGGCAGTTGTCAGCCATCCGTAGAGTCCACAGAGGAATCTTGCTCATCCGTAACGGCAGCCTTGAAGGAACTTCATGAACTTTTGGTCGTTAGTAGTAAACCAGCTTCAGAAAACACATCGGAAGAAGTTATCTGTCAATCAGAGACAGTAACTGAGGGCCAAACAGGTATTAAGGACCTTTCTGAGAGATGGACCCAAAATGAGCATCTAACAGCTACCCAGAGTGAACACTGTTCACAGGTCTCCTTTCATCAGGCCATATCTGTAACAGTGAAGACAGAAGAATTAACGTACACTTCAACTGACGCCGGAGTAGAAGATGTAGAAAATATTAACTTCAGGGGTCCAGGTGATGGCGTATTGACCGATAAGGAAGGCGTCCCCAAGTCTAAGGAGTCCATAAAGGAGAGCAGTTCTGTCACTGCAGCCTCAGCTGAAACGTCCAATCAACTACATTGCACCTTTGGTGTAGAAATTTCACCCAGACTTCTAGCAGGTGAGGAGGATGCACTCAGTCAGACTTCTCAGCAAACTGAGTCCTTGTCATCCAGTTTCATATTGGTTAAAGATTTGGGTCAGGGCACACAGAATCCAGTGACAGACAGGCCTGAGACTAGAGAAAATGTCTGTTCTGAAGCTGCAGGGCCACTTCTAGAATTTGTACCACCTACCAGCCATCCATCATCAAGTCCCTCCTTTCTTGCACCATTAATTTTTCCTGCTGCGGACATTGACCGGATTCTCCGTGCCGGCTTTACTTTGCAGGAAGCTCTTGGGGCTTTGCATCAAGTTGGTGGAAATGCAGACCTTGCACTTCTTGTTTTGCTAGCAAAGAACATTGTAGTTCCTACATAA
- the DDI2 gene encoding protein DDI1 homolog 2 isoform X3, with amino-acid sequence MLLTVYCVRRDLSEVTFSLQVDADFELHNFRALCELESGIPAAESQIVYAERPLTDNHRSLASYGLKDGDVVILRQKENADPRPSVQFPKKFSRVLVEQQQDRARREQERIRLFSADPFDLEAQAKIEEDIRQQNIEENMTIAMEEAPESFGQVVMLYINCKVNGHPVKAFVDSGAQMTIMSQACAERCNIMRLVDRRWAGIAKGVGTQKIIGRVHLAQVQIEGDFLACSFSILEEQPMDMLLGLDMLKRHQCSIDLKKNVLVIGTTGSKTTFLPEGELPECARLAYGAGREEVRPEEIADQELAEALQKSVEDAERSGKETTSLGMSSLPTSDGFSHQAHPSGQSPEIGSPSSLAHSVSASVCPVEPSDPDSIEPKALKALKASAESQVTSEKKEHLPLQDLSDCASSADSAPADQSPATPLQNSLEEAIVADNLEKSAERSTQGLTSHLHTRREVSLPVTRMQEPQRLKGERGWHPEYRDPSQASGLQQHEEPRDEQPEVIQQNVPHDQEHLCNTGDLELLGERQQDQQRGIGSEATMKGDRLQQTVDLSGTEKNILPSGCFGYSSSETLMEVDIVEQSLVAVLNSAGGQNTNVKNVGASDLTLDNPLMEVETSKCNPSSEILSNSISTQDLQLPESNVEMSGTSKEYGNCPSSLVSLCGSCQPSVESTEESCSSVTAALKELHELLVVSSKPASENTSEEVICQSETVTEGQTGIKDLSERWTQNEHLTATQSEHCSQVSFHQAISVTVKTEELTYTSTDAGVEDVENINFRGPGDGVLTDKEGVPKSKESIKESSSVTAASAETSNQLHCTFGVEISPRLLAGEEDALSQTSQQTESLSSSFILVKDLGQGTQNPVTDRPETRENVCSEAAGPLLEFVPPTSHPSSSPSFLAPLIFPAADIDRILRAGFTLQEALGALHQVGGNADLALLVLLAKNIVVPT; translated from the exons AGAAATTTTCTAGGGTCCTGGTGGAGCAGCAGCAGGACCGAGCCCGGAGAGAGCAAGAAAGGATTCGTCTCTTTTCTGCGGACCCTTTTGATCTTGAAGCTCAGGCAAAGATAGAAGAAGATATAAG GCAACAGAACATCGAGGAAAACATGACAATAGCTATGGAAGAGGCTCCGGAAAGTTTTGGCCAAGTAGTGATGCTTTATATTAACTGCAAAGTGAACGGACATCCTGTGAAAGCCTTTGTTGACTCAG GTGCCCAGATGACCATTATGAGCCAAGCTTGTGCAGAAAGGTGTAATATAATGAGGCTGGTGGACCGTCGGTGGGCAGGGATCGCCAAAGGAGTGGGCACCCAGAAGATTATTGGAAGGGTACATCTAG CTCAGGTTCAAATTGAAGGAGATTTCCTGGCATGTTCCTTCTCTATACTTGAGGAACAGCCCATGGACATGCTTTTGGGATTGGACATGCTGAAACGGCATCAG tGTTCCATTGACCTCAAGAAAAATGTACTCGTGATCGGCACCACAGGCTCAAAGACCACCTTCCTTCCTGAGGGGGAGTTACCAGAGTGTGCCCGGTTGGCATATGGGGCCGGGCGAGAGGAAGTACGGCCAGAGGAGATTGCAGACCAAGAATTAGCAGAAGCCCTTCAAAAATCTGTAGAGGATGCAG AGAGAAGCGGTAAAGAAACTACCTCACTGGGAATGTCATCATTACCAACTTCAGATGGATTTAGCCATCAAGCCCATCCTTCAGGACAGAGTCCTGAGATTGGCAGTCCTTCCAGTCTTGCTCACTCTGTCTCTGCTTCAGTCTGCCCTGTTGAGCCCAGCGACCCAGACAGCATCGAACCTAAAGCTCTGAAGGCTCTGAAGGCTTCAGCTGAATCCCAGGTAACCTCTGAAAAGAAAGAACACCTTCCTCTACAGGATCTTTCTGATTGTGCTTCTTCAGCAGACAGTGCTCCAGCAGACCAGAGTCCAGCTACGCCTTTGCAGAATTCACTCGAAGAAGCCATTGTTGCAGATAATCTAGAGAAATCTGCTGAAAGAAGCACCCAGGGCCTCACATCTCATCTCCACACAAGACGGGAAGTTAGTTTACCTGTCACTAGGATGCAAGAACCACAGAGGCTTAAAGGTGAAAGGGGTTGGCATCCAGAATATCGGGACCCGAGTCAAGCGAGTGGCCTTCAGCAGCATGAAGAGCCAAGGGATGAACAGCCTGAGGTTATACAGCAGAATGTTCCACATGACCAAGAACATCTTTGTAACACAGGGGACCTTGAACTTCTTGGAGAAAGGCAACAGGATCAACAAAGAGGTATTGGTTCGGAAGCTACAATGAAAGGAGACAGGCTACAGCAGACTGTGGACCTTTCAGGTACAGAGAAAAATATTCTACCTTCAGGATGCTTTGGCTACTCAAGTTCAGAAACACTTATGGAAGTAGATATAGTTGAACAGTCCCTAGTTGCTGTGCTTAATTCAGCAGGTGGTCAGAATACCAATGTCAAGAACGTCGGTGCATCTGACCTCACCTTAGATAATCCCTTGATGGAAGTAGAAACATCAAAATGTAacccttcctctgaaattttgaGTAATTCCATTTCCACTCAGGATTTACAGCTTCCAGAAAGCAATGTCGAAATGTCTGGAACAAGTAAAGAATACGGGAATTGCCCCTCCTCTTTAGTAAGTCTCTGTGGCAGTTGTCAGCCATCCGTAGAGTCCACAGAGGAATCTTGCTCATCCGTAACGGCAGCCTTGAAGGAACTTCATGAACTTTTGGTCGTTAGTAGTAAACCAGCTTCAGAAAACACATCGGAAGAAGTTATCTGTCAATCAGAGACAGTAACTGAGGGCCAAACAGGTATTAAGGACCTTTCTGAGAGATGGACCCAAAATGAGCATCTAACAGCTACCCAGAGTGAACACTGTTCACAGGTCTCCTTTCATCAGGCCATATCTGTAACAGTGAAGACAGAAGAATTAACGTACACTTCAACTGACGCCGGAGTAGAAGATGTAGAAAATATTAACTTCAGGGGTCCAGGTGATGGCGTATTGACCGATAAGGAAGGCGTCCCCAAGTCTAAGGAGTCCATAAAGGAGAGCAGTTCTGTCACTGCAGCCTCAGCTGAAACGTCCAATCAACTACATTGCACCTTTGGTGTAGAAATTTCACCCAGACTTCTAGCAGGTGAGGAGGATGCACTCAGTCAGACTTCTCAGCAAACTGAGTCCTTGTCATCCAGTTTCATATTGGTTAAAGATTTGGGTCAGGGCACACAGAATCCAGTGACAGACAGGCCTGAGACTAGAGAAAATGTCTGTTCTGAAGCTGCAGGGCCACTTCTAGAATTTGTACCACCTACCAGCCATCCATCATCAAGTCCCTCCTTTCTTGCACCATTAATTTTTCCTGCTGCGGACATTGACCGGATTCTCCGTGCCGGCTTTACTTTGCAGGAAGCTCTTGGGGCTTTGCATCAAGTTGGTGGAAATGCAGACCTTGCACTTCTTGTTTTGCTAGCAAAGAACATTGTAGTTCCTACATAA